A window from Streptomyces sp. NBC_00299 encodes these proteins:
- a CDS encoding class I SAM-dependent methyltransferase, giving the protein MADDTRTHDDMRPYDGVRPYDGVRPHDGARPRDGARPHDDMRTYWDARHADHDELASGGHIGLDRSGNEIFYAQRLGTLLTLVGDLSSPAAPLFVLDAGCGKGYFARALARCGHRVDAFDASPTAVAHARAEGGGPRYAVAGLDEWRSPWPYDIVVCVDVLFHVLDDQAWAAGLRNMASLIRVAGRLIVTDEDTADRTTRGDYIVHRPIAAYRAELEPLGLRHTLFRPYGFRENRVGFHVFTRTR; this is encoded by the coding sequence ATGGCTGACGACACGCGCACGCACGACGACATGCGCCCATACGACGGAGTACGCCCATACGACGGAGTACGCCCACATGACGGAGCACGCCCACGCGACGGAGCACGCCCGCACGACGACATGCGGACGTACTGGGACGCCCGGCACGCCGACCACGACGAGCTCGCCTCCGGCGGGCACATCGGACTGGACCGTTCGGGCAACGAGATCTTCTACGCCCAGCGGCTCGGCACCCTGCTCACCCTCGTCGGTGACCTGTCCAGCCCCGCCGCCCCGCTCTTCGTGCTCGACGCCGGCTGCGGCAAGGGGTACTTCGCCCGTGCCCTGGCCCGCTGCGGCCATCGGGTGGACGCCTTCGACGCCAGTCCGACCGCCGTGGCGCACGCCCGAGCCGAGGGCGGCGGTCCGCGTTACGCCGTCGCCGGGCTCGACGAGTGGCGCAGTCCGTGGCCGTACGACATCGTTGTCTGCGTGGACGTCCTGTTCCATGTACTGGACGACCAGGCGTGGGCGGCCGGTCTGCGCAACATGGCCTCCCTCATCCGCGTTGCCGGCCGCCTGATCGTCACCGACGAAGACACCGCCGATCGCACGACCCGCGGCGACTACATCGTGCACCGCCCGATCGCCGCCTACCGCGCCGAACTAGAGCCGCTCGGCCTGCGGCACACCCTCTTCAGGCCGTACGGCTTCCGGGAGAACCGGGTCGGCTTCCACGTCTTCACGAGGACCCGCTGA
- the wecB gene encoding non-hydrolyzing UDP-N-acetylglucosamine 2-epimerase translates to MNGCVLHVVGTRPNFVKAAPVVAALGAAGCDQVLVHTGQHYDERMSDIFFRQLGLPEPDTDLGVGSGSHARQIADLLVALEAELTARSPALVTVYGDVNSTLAAALVASRLGVPVAHVEAGLRSFDMAMPEETNRRLVDQLAELLFVTSPEAVGHLAREGIAGERVHFVGNPMIDTLLTHLDHFDPATARTAHRLPERYGVVTLHRPANVDDPEAAAAAARVLTEAARHLDLAVPLHPRGQAALSAAGLADAPGIHLLDPLGYVEFMSLVRGAAAVITDSGGVQEETTVLGVPCLTLRTTTERPVTVTHGTNRLVTHGELVPALRKVLDGGGAAASEGPPLWDGRAGTRIARVLTTWLERHG, encoded by the coding sequence TTGAACGGCTGCGTACTCCACGTGGTCGGCACCCGGCCGAACTTCGTCAAGGCCGCGCCGGTCGTCGCCGCGCTCGGCGCGGCGGGCTGCGACCAGGTGCTCGTGCACACCGGGCAGCACTACGACGAGCGGATGTCGGACATCTTCTTCCGGCAACTCGGCCTGCCCGAACCCGACACCGACCTCGGTGTCGGCTCCGGCAGCCACGCCCGCCAGATCGCCGACCTGCTGGTGGCCCTGGAGGCCGAGCTGACCGCCCGCTCACCCGCGCTGGTCACGGTGTACGGCGACGTGAACTCGACACTGGCCGCCGCGCTCGTCGCCTCCCGGCTGGGCGTCCCCGTGGCGCACGTCGAGGCCGGACTGCGCAGCTTCGACATGGCGATGCCGGAGGAGACCAACCGTCGGCTGGTCGACCAGCTGGCGGAGCTGCTGTTCGTCACGAGCCCCGAGGCCGTCGGCCACCTCGCCCGCGAGGGCATCGCCGGCGAGCGGGTGCACTTCGTCGGCAACCCGATGATCGACACCCTGCTCACCCATCTGGACCACTTCGACCCGGCGACCGCCCGAACGGCCCATCGGCTGCCCGAGCGCTACGGCGTCGTCACCCTGCACCGGCCCGCCAACGTGGACGACCCGGAGGCCGCCGCGGCCGCCGCCCGCGTCCTGACGGAGGCCGCCCGCCATCTCGACCTGGCCGTACCGCTGCACCCGCGCGGCCAGGCGGCGCTGAGCGCGGCGGGACTCGCGGACGCACCCGGCATCCATCTCCTCGACCCGCTCGGCTACGTCGAGTTCATGAGCCTCGTGCGGGGAGCCGCCGCGGTGATCACCGACTCGGGAGGCGTGCAGGAGGAGACGACCGTCCTGGGTGTCCCGTGCCTGACCCTGCGCACGACGACCGAGCGCCCGGTCACCGTCACCCATGGCACCAACCGCCTTGTCACACACGGGGAGTTGGTGCCCGCGCTGCGCAAGGTGCTGGACGGCGGGGGAGCGGCGGCGAGTGAGGGGCCCCCGCTCTGGGACGGCCGGGCGGGCACCCGCATCGCCCGGGTGCTCACGACGTGGCTGGAGCGCCATGGCTGA
- a CDS encoding glycosyltransferase — protein sequence MTRTLRALVYGDVDLNLIDGSAVWAQSTVQALSRAGCDTRLLLKSPIRTARLTDPLAELPRVTLVRPHEERLLPGPADRPMSPVQASQVLTRLDEEDPCDLLVLRGRRLVARVVTDGMFDGRIWAYLTDIPQSAAEMTETARAELGRIAEASQRLLCQTEELRCFLETWVPEAYGKCVLSPPAVPEPGFPMPERDAPHDPLRLVYTGKFAPRWNTLPMTRLPELLARRGVAAELHTVGDKIHDDPGHPDFQAEMARALAGTPGVLHHGGQPREEAMRIAADCDVGLGWRDPVLDSSLELSTKVLEFGTMGLPVVLNRTPAHEALLGSDYPLFVPGRAGLDDAAETVARVAREPEARRLAADRCREAARHHTLDGAADRWRAHLDRAFPAPPTAVTARQRPLRVGVAGHDLKFLTRLLDHFRSLPGLEVRVDAWPALSRHDPDASRELADWADVVIVEWCGPAAVWYSRHKRRGSRLVVRLHRFELDAGWPRQVDIDAVDRVVCVSPYYARRTREHTGWPASKVVVVPNWVDTDQLDRPKAPGAHHRLGMIGIAPSRKRLDLGLDVLEALRARDRRWHLSVKSKPPWEYWWIWNKPEEREHYDAVLRRMQTSPLLEGAVVFDAFGPDVAGWLRRVGHVLSTSDDESFHLAPAEGMASGAVPSLLPWPGADEIYDRRWIHDNPEAMAEAIAALGEEGWRSAGELARTQVREGFSLERVAESWTDLLVSG from the coding sequence ATGACTCGTACGCTGCGGGCGCTCGTCTACGGCGACGTCGACCTCAACCTCATCGACGGCTCCGCCGTGTGGGCCCAGTCGACGGTGCAGGCGCTGTCCCGGGCGGGCTGCGACACCCGGCTGCTCCTCAAGTCCCCCATACGCACCGCCCGGTTGACCGATCCGCTGGCCGAGCTGCCCCGGGTCACCCTGGTGCGCCCGCACGAGGAGCGGCTGCTGCCGGGACCGGCCGACCGGCCCATGTCGCCGGTGCAGGCCTCGCAGGTGCTCACCCGGCTCGACGAGGAGGACCCCTGCGACCTGCTGGTACTGCGCGGCCGGCGGCTGGTCGCGCGGGTCGTGACCGACGGCATGTTCGACGGGCGGATCTGGGCCTATCTCACCGACATCCCGCAGTCCGCGGCCGAGATGACCGAGACGGCCCGCGCGGAACTCGGCCGTATCGCCGAGGCCTCGCAGCGACTCCTGTGCCAGACCGAGGAGTTGCGCTGCTTCCTGGAGACCTGGGTGCCCGAGGCATACGGCAAGTGCGTGCTGAGCCCGCCCGCCGTGCCCGAGCCGGGCTTCCCGATGCCCGAGAGGGACGCCCCGCACGACCCTCTGCGGCTCGTCTACACCGGCAAGTTCGCACCGCGCTGGAACACCCTGCCCATGACCCGGCTGCCTGAGCTGCTCGCCCGGCGAGGCGTCGCCGCCGAACTGCACACCGTCGGCGACAAGATCCACGACGACCCGGGCCACCCGGACTTCCAGGCGGAGATGGCGCGTGCGCTGGCCGGCACCCCCGGCGTCCTCCACCACGGCGGACAGCCCCGTGAGGAGGCCATGCGCATCGCCGCGGACTGCGACGTGGGCCTCGGCTGGCGGGACCCGGTGCTCGACTCCAGCCTCGAACTGTCCACCAAGGTCCTGGAGTTCGGCACCATGGGTCTGCCCGTGGTCCTCAACCGCACCCCCGCCCACGAGGCGCTGCTCGGCAGCGACTATCCGCTGTTCGTGCCCGGACGCGCCGGACTCGACGACGCCGCGGAAACCGTGGCGAGGGTCGCGCGCGAGCCGGAAGCCCGGCGCCTGGCGGCCGACCGCTGCCGCGAGGCCGCCCGCCACCACACCCTGGACGGCGCGGCCGACCGCTGGCGGGCCCACCTGGACCGCGCCTTCCCCGCCCCGCCCACCGCGGTGACGGCCCGTCAACGGCCCTTGCGGGTAGGAGTCGCCGGGCACGACCTGAAGTTCCTCACCCGGCTCCTCGACCACTTCCGCTCGCTGCCCGGCCTGGAGGTACGGGTCGACGCCTGGCCGGCGCTGTCCCGCCACGACCCGGACGCCAGCCGTGAACTCGCCGACTGGGCGGACGTGGTGATCGTCGAGTGGTGCGGTCCGGCGGCCGTCTGGTACAGCCGCCACAAGCGGCGCGGCAGCCGGCTCGTCGTACGGCTGCACCGCTTCGAGCTGGACGCCGGGTGGCCCCGGCAGGTCGACATCGACGCCGTCGACCGGGTGGTGTGCGTCAGCCCGTACTACGCCCGCCGCACCCGCGAGCACACCGGCTGGCCCGCGTCCAAGGTCGTCGTCGTCCCCAACTGGGTGGACACCGACCAGCTGGACCGCCCCAAGGCACCGGGCGCCCACCACCGCCTCGGCATGATCGGCATCGCGCCCAGCCGCAAACGTCTCGACCTCGGCCTCGACGTGCTGGAGGCGCTGCGCGCCCGCGACCGGCGCTGGCATCTGTCGGTCAAGTCCAAGCCGCCCTGGGAGTACTGGTGGATCTGGAACAAGCCCGAGGAACGTGAGCACTACGACGCCGTGCTGCGCCGCATGCAGACCTCGCCGCTGCTGGAGGGTGCCGTCGTCTTCGACGCGTTCGGCCCGGATGTGGCGGGCTGGCTGCGGCGGGTCGGGCACGTGCTGTCCACCAGCGACGACGAGAGCTTCCACCTGGCGCCCGCCGAGGGGATGGCCTCCGGCGCCGTACCGTCGCTGCTGCCGTGGCCCGGCGCGGACGAGATCTACGACCGGCGGTGGATTCACGACAACCCCGAGGCGATGGCGGAGGCGATCGCCGCGCTCGGGGAGGAGGGCTGGCGGTCCGCGGGCGAGCTGGCCCGCACGCAGGTGCGGGAGGGCTTCTCCCTGGAGCGGGTGGCCGAGAGCTGGACGGATCTGCTGGTGTCGGGGTGA